One segment of Nostoc flagelliforme CCNUN1 DNA contains the following:
- the purT gene encoding formate-dependent phosphoribosylglycinamide formyltransferase: MSIKLPQKLMLLGSGELGKEFAIAAQRLGNYVIAVDRYANAPAMQVADAYEVISMLSADDLEAVVTKYKPDIIIPEIEAIRTEKLIEFEQRGITVIPTAAATNYTMNRDRIRELAHQKLGIRTAKYGYATTLEELIAISDEIGFANVVKPVMSSSGKGQSVVQDDSEVERAWNYAIANSRGDSQKVIVEEFINFEIEITLLTIKQWNTPTIFCSPIGHRQERGDYQESWQPAEISEDKILKAQEIAIKVTDALGGAGIFGVEFFITKDEVIFSELSPRPHDTGMVTLISQNLNEFELHLRAILGLPIPHIELLGASASAVILASEKSDSIAFSGVADALSEKDVDIRLFGKPNAHPYRRMGVALAKGANVQEAREKATRAASKITII, encoded by the coding sequence ATGAGTATTAAGTTGCCCCAAAAATTGATGTTGCTGGGTTCAGGAGAACTAGGCAAAGAATTTGCGATCGCTGCTCAACGTCTTGGTAATTATGTGATTGCCGTTGACCGCTACGCCAATGCTCCAGCGATGCAAGTTGCTGATGCTTATGAAGTTATTTCTATGCTTAGTGCTGATGATTTAGAAGCTGTAGTAACAAAATATAAGCCAGATATTATTATACCAGAAATTGAAGCAATCAGAACAGAAAAGCTGATCGAATTTGAGCAGCGAGGAATTACAGTTATACCAACTGCGGCTGCCACTAACTATACAATGAACCGCGATAGAATTCGGGAACTGGCACATCAAAAATTAGGCATCAGAACGGCTAAATATGGTTATGCAACAACTCTAGAAGAATTGATTGCAATTTCTGATGAAATTGGGTTTGCTAATGTTGTTAAACCTGTGATGTCATCCTCTGGTAAAGGTCAGTCTGTAGTGCAGGATGATAGTGAAGTTGAGAGGGCTTGGAATTATGCGATCGCTAATTCTAGAGGAGACAGTCAAAAGGTTATCGTAGAAGAATTTATTAACTTTGAGATTGAGATAACTTTACTAACAATTAAACAGTGGAATACACCGACTATTTTCTGTTCTCCTATTGGTCATCGCCAAGAAAGAGGAGATTATCAAGAGTCATGGCAACCCGCAGAAATTTCTGAAGACAAGATATTAAAAGCTCAAGAAATAGCTATAAAAGTCACCGATGCTTTAGGAGGAGCCGGAATTTTTGGTGTTGAATTTTTCATTACCAAAGACGAAGTGATTTTTTCTGAACTTTCTCCCAGACCTCACGATACAGGAATGGTGACGTTAATCTCACAAAACTTAAATGAATTTGAACTTCATCTGCGAGCAATTTTAGGCTTGCCAATTCCTCATATAGAACTGCTAGGAGCATCAGCCAGTGCGGTAATTTTAGCTTCAGAAAAATCTGATTCTATTGCTTTTAGTGGTGTAGCCGATGCTTTGTCAGAAAAAGATGTAGATATTAGATTATTTGGTAAACCTAATGCTCATCCATATCGGCGAATGGGCGTAGCTTTAGCCAAAGGTGCTAATGTCCAAGAGGCTAGAGAAAAGGCTACTAGAGCTGCAAGCAAAATCACAATTATCTAA
- the crtH gene encoding carotenoid isomerase, with the protein MTIDAIVIGSGIGGLVTATQLAAKGAKVLVLERYLIPGGSAGYFERQGYRFDVGASMIFGLGQNGTTNLLTRALAAVNVSQEAIADPVQIHYHLPQGLDLKVHRVYKKFLQNLIAHFPHEEKGIRRFYDECQKVFKCLNSMDLLSLEEPRYLLRVFFQHPLACLGLAKYLPQNAGDVARRYIEDSQLLKFIDMECYCWSMVPSDMTPMINAGMVFSDRHYGGVNYPKGGVGQIAQKLVEGLEKAGGRIQYQARVTKILTEQGKAVGVQLANGKVYQGKRIVSNATRWDTFEQLLPAEEMPHNEKKWQQNYQKSPSFLSLHIGVKESVLPAGTECHHILLEDWEKMTAVEGTVFVSIPTLLDPDLAPSGYHIIHVFTPHWIDDWQKLSPSEYEAKKEEAAWRIIDRLEKIFPGLDAGLDYLEVGTPRSHRRFLGRQDGTYGPIPRRKLWGLLNMPFNRTAIPGLYCVGDSTFPGQGLNAVAFSGFACAHRIAVDLGF; encoded by the coding sequence ATGACAATTGATGCGATCGTGATTGGGTCTGGGATTGGCGGATTAGTAACAGCGACCCAGTTAGCAGCGAAGGGAGCGAAAGTACTGGTACTGGAACGTTATTTGATTCCAGGTGGTAGCGCTGGTTATTTTGAGCGCCAAGGCTATCGGTTCGATGTTGGCGCATCAATGATTTTTGGGCTGGGACAGAACGGCACTACTAACTTACTCACCCGTGCTTTGGCAGCTGTGAATGTTAGCCAAGAAGCGATCGCAGATCCGGTGCAGATTCACTATCATCTACCCCAAGGTTTAGACCTGAAGGTTCACCGGGTTTATAAAAAATTTTTGCAAAATCTTATTGCTCATTTTCCCCATGAAGAAAAGGGGATTCGTCGCTTTTATGACGAATGCCAAAAAGTATTTAAGTGTCTTAACAGCATGGATTTGCTGTCGCTGGAAGAACCTCGGTATCTACTGCGGGTATTTTTCCAGCATCCTTTGGCGTGTCTCGGTTTAGCTAAGTATCTGCCCCAAAATGCCGGGGACGTGGCGCGGCGCTACATTGAAGACTCGCAATTATTGAAATTTATCGATATGGAGTGTTATTGCTGGTCAATGGTTCCATCAGACATGACACCAATGATTAATGCTGGAATGGTCTTTTCTGACAGGCATTATGGCGGAGTCAACTATCCCAAAGGCGGGGTGGGACAAATTGCCCAAAAACTGGTGGAAGGTCTAGAGAAGGCTGGAGGTAGGATTCAGTATCAAGCTAGAGTCACCAAAATCCTCACAGAACAGGGAAAAGCGGTAGGTGTGCAACTGGCTAATGGCAAAGTATATCAGGGTAAACGCATAGTTTCTAACGCCACACGCTGGGATACATTTGAACAATTATTACCAGCAGAAGAAATGCCACATAATGAGAAAAAATGGCAACAAAATTATCAAAAATCTCCAAGCTTCTTGAGTTTGCACATCGGGGTAAAGGAGTCAGTTTTACCTGCGGGGACAGAGTGCCACCATATCTTGCTGGAAGATTGGGAAAAGATGACAGCAGTGGAAGGGACAGTTTTCGTTTCGATTCCCACATTGCTTGACCCAGATTTAGCACCAAGTGGATATCACATCATTCATGTCTTTACGCCTCACTGGATTGATGATTGGCAAAAACTTTCTCCGAGTGAATACGAAGCGAAGAAAGAAGAAGCTGCTTGGCGAATTATTGATCGCCTAGAGAAGATTTTTCCAGGCTTAGATGCTGGATTGGATTATCTGGAGGTGGGGACACCCCGCAGCCATCGGCGCTTTTTGGGTCGTCAGGATGGCACTTATGGGCCAATTCCCCGGCGCAAGTTGTGGGGGTTATTAAATATGCCCTTTAATCGCACAGCTATTCCAGGACTTTATTGTGTGGGGGATAGTACCTTTCCGGGTCAAGGATTGAATGCAGTAGCTTTTTCTGGGTTTGCTTGCGCCCATCGCATTGCCGTAGATTTAGGATTTTAA
- the upp gene encoding uracil phosphoribosyltransferase, whose translation MTLQLRVYVPPHPLIKHWLAVARDAGTPSVLFRSAMTELGRWLTYEAARDWLPTQETTVQSPLDTCSATVIDPQIPVAVVPILRAGLGLLEGAQTLLPLASIYHFGLVRDEETLQPHCYLNKLPEKFDPETRVLITDPMLATGGSIMALMAELTQRGADPSLTRIVCVVAAAPALQKLSAAYPGLIIYTATIDEKLNNNGYIVPGLGDAGDRIFGT comes from the coding sequence ATGACGCTACAATTGCGCGTTTATGTTCCACCCCATCCCCTGATAAAACACTGGTTGGCAGTTGCCCGTGATGCAGGCACACCTTCAGTATTATTTCGCAGTGCCATGACTGAGTTGGGAAGATGGCTGACTTATGAAGCTGCGCGAGACTGGTTGCCAACCCAAGAAACGACGGTGCAGAGTCCCTTGGATACATGTTCAGCAACCGTAATTGATCCGCAGATCCCAGTGGCAGTAGTGCCGATTCTACGGGCTGGATTAGGATTACTTGAGGGAGCGCAGACTTTACTGCCTTTAGCTTCTATTTACCATTTTGGTTTGGTGCGAGACGAAGAAACACTGCAACCTCATTGTTATCTGAATAAGTTACCAGAAAAATTTGACCCCGAAACACGAGTGTTAATTACCGATCCAATGTTGGCAACAGGAGGGTCGATCATGGCGTTAATGGCAGAATTGACACAACGGGGTGCTGATCCATCTTTAACCCGGATTGTGTGCGTAGTGGCGGCTGCACCAGCTTTGCAAAAATTGAGTGCAGCTTATCCAGGTTTAATAATTTACACGGCGACTATTGACGAAAAACTTAACAACAACGGGTATATTGTACCGGGATTAGGAGATGCAGGCGATCGCATCTTTGGGACTTAA
- a CDS encoding YggT family protein: MSLLITTLVTFVTFYSYLLIIRVLLTWFPQINWYNQPFAALAQITDPYLNLFRSIIPPLGGMDFSPILAFFALNLAGGFLRAIPY, translated from the coding sequence ATGAGTTTACTGATTACGACACTAGTTACCTTTGTCACCTTTTATAGCTATTTGCTAATTATCCGGGTTTTGTTGACCTGGTTCCCGCAAATCAACTGGTATAATCAGCCATTTGCTGCTTTAGCCCAGATAACCGACCCTTATTTGAATCTATTCCGCTCAATTATTCCCCCATTGGGTGGTATGGATTTTTCTCCGATCTTAGCTTTCTTCGCGCTCAACTTAGCTGGTGGCTTTCTGAGAGCCATTCCTTATTAA
- a CDS encoding acyltransferase, which yields MKQIKSKITNKLEQLFEQRLVPRLVQWVEYLETKIRRYKHQELKSQLKFCGAGLRFKRDIRIDYPQNVSLGNKVYIGPNVLLDGRGGITIADNTTIGFNVVILSANHDYQSNDLPYQHNVYIHKPVVIGCNVWIGANVLIIPGVSIGDGAIVAAGTVVNANVEPLAIVGNQPMRIIKYRDKEHYKQLACK from the coding sequence ATGAAACAAATCAAAAGTAAAATTACAAATAAATTAGAGCAACTATTTGAACAACGGTTAGTACCTCGTCTTGTACAGTGGGTAGAATACCTAGAAACCAAAATCAGGCGCTATAAGCATCAAGAACTAAAGAGTCAATTAAAATTTTGTGGAGCAGGCCTAAGATTTAAGCGAGATATTAGAATAGACTATCCGCAAAATGTATCTCTGGGGAATAAAGTCTACATCGGCCCCAATGTTTTATTAGATGGTCGTGGTGGAATCACAATTGCCGACAACACCACAATTGGATTTAATGTTGTTATCCTCTCAGCAAACCACGACTATCAAAGTAATGATTTACCATATCAACATAATGTCTACATTCATAAACCTGTTGTTATAGGTTGCAATGTTTGGATTGGCGCAAATGTCCTAATTATTCCAGGAGTTTCCATTGGAGATGGTGCGATTGTGGCGGCTGGTACGGTTGTAAATGCCAACGTTGAGCCTTTAGCAATTGTTGGAAATCAACCTATGAGAATAATTAAATACCGCGATAAAGAACACTATAAACAACTTGCCTGCAAGTAA
- a CDS encoding cytochrome P450, with amino-acid sequence MTATYNLPDGPQMPRWLRMIKFIGQPIKYVDDFAKIYGETFTIRSSRSNNHIVYFSQPQALEQIFTADSSHFEVGRGNIGLKFLLGDRSFMLADGDRHQRQRQLLTPPFHGERMRAYGQDIEKITRQVSNQWPIGKPFKIRESMQEITLRVILRVVFGLNEGELFESLRRSLSDLLDFISSPVMSSAFFFRFMQKDFGAWSPWGRILQQRQKIDQLIYALLRERRAESDQNRQDILSLMMAARYDDGQGMSDEELHDELMTLLVAGHETTASALTWAFYWIDHFPEVREKLLQELNTIGVNPDLSSVAKLPYLTAVCQETLRIYPIAMTAFVRIVKTPIEIMGYELPEGTAIVPSIYLAHHREEVYPQSKQFKPERFLERQYSPYEYFPFGGGNRRCIGMAFAQYEMKIVLVTILSELQVSLVNKRPVHPVRRGLTIAAPAGMRMVATLQSKRANTPALV; translated from the coding sequence ATGACAGCAACTTACAATTTGCCTGATGGGCCTCAAATGCCGCGCTGGCTGCGGATGATCAAGTTTATTGGTCAGCCCATAAAATATGTGGATGATTTTGCCAAAATCTATGGTGAGACTTTTACCATTAGGAGTAGTCGCTCTAACAACCATATTGTGTACTTTAGTCAACCCCAAGCACTTGAGCAGATTTTTACTGCTGATTCCAGCCATTTTGAGGTTGGGAGGGGGAACATAGGACTAAAATTTTTGCTTGGCGATCGCTCCTTTATGTTAGCGGATGGCGATCGCCACCAGCGCCAACGGCAACTACTAACTCCTCCATTTCACGGCGAAAGGATGCGGGCTTATGGTCAGGATATCGAAAAAATAACCCGACAGGTGAGTAATCAATGGCCAATTGGTAAGCCTTTTAAGATCCGAGAGTCGATGCAAGAAATCACTTTGCGTGTTATTTTACGGGTTGTATTTGGTTTAAATGAGGGAGAGCTTTTTGAGTCACTGAGGCGATCGCTAAGTGACTTACTAGACTTCATCAGTTCGCCTGTAATGTCTAGCGCCTTCTTTTTCAGGTTCATGCAAAAAGATTTTGGTGCGTGGAGTCCGTGGGGTCGGATTCTGCAACAACGGCAAAAAATTGATCAACTTATTTATGCTTTACTTCGAGAACGTCGGGCTGAATCCGATCAAAATCGCCAAGATATCTTGAGTTTGATGATGGCAGCCCGTTACGACGATGGTCAAGGGATGTCAGATGAAGAATTACACGATGAGTTGATGACACTGCTAGTTGCAGGACATGAAACTACCGCTTCTGCGTTGACATGGGCTTTTTACTGGATTGACCATTTCCCAGAGGTGCGTGAAAAATTACTACAGGAACTCAATACGATTGGAGTTAACCCCGATTTGAGTAGTGTAGCTAAATTGCCCTATTTGACAGCAGTGTGCCAAGAAACATTACGAATTTACCCAATTGCCATGACTGCTTTCGTGCGGATTGTGAAGACCCCAATTGAAATTATGGGCTACGAACTGCCAGAGGGAACAGCAATAGTCCCCAGTATTTATTTAGCGCATCATCGAGAAGAAGTTTACCCACAGTCAAAGCAGTTCAAACCAGAACGCTTTTTAGAAAGACAATATTCACCTTATGAATATTTTCCCTTTGGTGGCGGTAATCGTCGCTGTATTGGGATGGCATTTGCCCAGTATGAAATGAAAATTGTCTTGGTAACTATTTTGTCAGAACTTCAAGTATCCTTAGTGAACAAACGTCCTGTGCATCCTGTGCGCCGTGGGTTAACTATAGCCGCACCTGCCGGAATGCGGATGGTTGCAACACTTCAAAGTAAGCGTGCAAATACACCAGCGCTCGTTTAG
- a CDS encoding ParA family protein, whose product MPKIIAILNGKGGVGKTTTAVNLAANFAKKKKILLIDADIQGSASWWFGRSQQGMGFDLSQETDPTLLGDLQKITGYDLVVVDTPPALRSEALVAVVAIADYLVLPTPPSAMDLAILVETVKEAVIPVGTPHRVLLTKVDTRSMGEALEAKNTLTRLGIPACNTFIRAYKAHERAALEGVAISQWRGSNAREAELDYRRAADELQRDWRK is encoded by the coding sequence GTGCCAAAAATCATCGCTATTCTCAACGGTAAAGGAGGAGTCGGTAAAACGACCACCGCAGTCAATCTGGCTGCGAACTTTGCGAAGAAAAAAAAGATACTGCTGATTGACGCAGATATTCAAGGTTCTGCCAGTTGGTGGTTTGGGCGCAGTCAGCAGGGAATGGGATTTGATTTATCTCAAGAAACAGATCCCACACTTTTAGGTGATTTACAAAAGATAACAGGTTACGATTTAGTAGTAGTAGATACGCCTCCCGCGCTGCGCTCTGAAGCATTAGTGGCGGTAGTTGCGATCGCAGATTATCTAGTTTTGCCTACACCCCCATCCGCAATGGATTTAGCTATCCTAGTGGAAACAGTTAAGGAAGCCGTCATCCCTGTGGGAACTCCCCATCGGGTACTGCTTACCAAAGTTGATACGCGCAGTATGGGGGAAGCACTAGAAGCAAAAAACACTCTTACTCGATTAGGTATTCCTGCTTGTAATACCTTTATCCGTGCTTATAAGGCTCATGAAAGAGCGGCACTTGAGGGTGTAGCGATTAGTCAATGGCGAGGAAGTAATGCACGGGAGGCGGAGTTAGACTACCGCCGTGCAGCTGATGAATTACAGCGTGATTGGAGAAAATAA
- a CDS encoding coiled-coil domain-containing protein, with protein sequence MARKQSLSDLLQEEAQKFTPSEGESAIEITAQEIAEEQASSDEESSAQTPEPNSTKRTTPTKAELEAIVKELTANLEKSHKKEASLGQEIADLQSKLSKQQTLASEHKSLVQQVTKELEETKKTALQLAEANSKLIEEINALKQTAEDNSKLAVAVKETSAIKPVKEHYNPYNYKKSHLSSERLAQNQPDQYADSVVKETSAIKPVKDHYNPLNYKKSHRSSQPLAQNQPQNQPNEYPETSNEMWLLD encoded by the coding sequence ATGGCTAGGAAACAAAGTCTCTCTGACTTACTACAAGAAGAGGCGCAAAAATTTACACCCTCAGAAGGCGAATCTGCGATCGAAATTACAGCGCAAGAAATTGCCGAAGAACAAGCTTCATCAGATGAAGAATCCTCAGCACAAACACCTGAGCCAAATTCTACTAAGCGCACAACTCCAACTAAGGCTGAATTAGAAGCAATTGTTAAAGAGTTGACAGCTAATCTGGAAAAAAGCCATAAAAAGGAAGCATCTCTTGGGCAGGAAATTGCTGATTTGCAATCAAAACTATCTAAACAACAAACATTAGCATCCGAACATAAATCATTAGTACAACAGGTTACAAAAGAACTTGAAGAAACCAAAAAAACAGCACTGCAATTAGCAGAAGCGAATTCCAAGCTTATAGAAGAAATTAATGCTTTAAAACAAACAGCAGAAGATAATTCTAAACTTGCTGTAGCTGTAAAAGAAACTAGTGCTATAAAACCCGTAAAAGAACACTACAATCCATATAACTACAAAAAATCACATCTTTCATCAGAAAGACTAGCTCAAAATCAACCAGATCAGTATGCTGATAGTGTTGTAAAAGAAACTAGTGCTATAAAACCAGTAAAAGACCACTACAATCCACTTAACTACAAAAAATCACATCGGTCATCGCAACCACTAGCTCAAAATCAACCACAAAATCAACCAAATGAGTATCCTGAGACTTCTAATGAGATGTGGTTACTTGACTAG
- a CDS encoding methyltransferase domain-containing protein: MSTLYFVIGVLLLLVMGIAAYFLTARKYQSSGTVANSYDQWTVDGILEFYWGEHIHLGHYGSPPQRKDFLAAKSDFVHEMVRWGGIEKLPPGTTVLDVGCGIGGSSRILARDYGFAVTGITISPQQVKRAQELTPQGLNAQFAIDDAMALSFPDGSFDVVWSIEAGPHMPDKAVFARELIRVLKPCGVLVVADWNQRDDRQKPLNFWEKPAMRQLLDQWSHPAFSSIEGFSELLAETKLVEGEVITADWTKETLPSWLDSIWQGIARPDGLVRFGLSGFVKSVREVPTLLLMRLAFGAGLCRFGMFRAVRANSGTELMDTNSANQTPSNLVR; this comes from the coding sequence ATGTCAACCTTATATTTTGTAATTGGTGTTCTTCTGCTTTTAGTGATGGGAATTGCGGCTTATTTCCTGACTGCTCGCAAGTATCAATCTTCTGGCACAGTCGCCAATTCCTACGATCAATGGACTGTTGACGGCATCCTAGAGTTTTATTGGGGAGAACACATTCACCTCGGTCACTACGGTTCGCCGCCACAACGGAAGGATTTTTTGGCTGCTAAATCTGACTTTGTACATGAAATGGTTAGATGGGGTGGAATAGAAAAATTACCTCCTGGTACTACCGTCTTAGATGTTGGCTGTGGTATTGGAGGCAGTAGTCGGATTTTAGCGCGAGATTATGGGTTTGCCGTCACAGGAATTACGATCAGCCCACAGCAGGTGAAACGCGCCCAGGAGTTAACGCCCCAAGGGCTAAACGCCCAGTTTGCGATTGATGATGCAATGGCATTGTCGTTTCCAGATGGCAGTTTTGATGTGGTCTGGTCGATTGAAGCGGGCCCTCATATGCCCGATAAAGCTGTTTTTGCCAGAGAATTAATCCGGGTGCTAAAGCCTTGTGGAGTGTTGGTTGTAGCTGATTGGAATCAAAGAGATGACCGCCAAAAGCCGCTAAATTTTTGGGAGAAACCAGCGATGAGACAACTCCTCGATCAGTGGTCTCATCCAGCTTTCTCCAGCATAGAAGGCTTTTCTGAGCTTTTAGCAGAGACGAAATTAGTTGAGGGGGAGGTAATTACAGCAGACTGGACGAAAGAAACGCTTCCTTCTTGGTTAGATTCAATCTGGCAAGGGATAGCTCGGCCAGACGGATTGGTGCGTTTTGGACTGTCTGGTTTTGTCAAGTCTGTGCGGGAAGTGCCGACACTTTTACTGATGCGTTTGGCATTTGGTGCAGGGCTGTGTCGGTTTGGAATGTTCCGCGCTGTACGGGCGAACTCAGGCACAGAATTGATGGACACAAACTCTGCTAACCAAACTCCCTCAAACTTGGTTAGGTAG
- a CDS encoding alpha/beta fold hydrolase, translating to MFPNFLPKAVGQLTESASISLAKSIQTTAIATPLINQPVTTTFVKQGSGGTPILLIHGFDSSVLEFRRLLPLLSGDNETWAVDLLGFGFTDRLPGIAYSPTAIKTHLYYFWKSLINQPVILVGASMGGATAIDFTLTYPEVVKKLVLIDSAGLASGSPLSKLMFPPFDYLATQFLSNMKVRDRVSRIGYKNQSLASVDALCCGALHLQMPSWNQALITFTKSGGYSAFRFKKISQILQQTLILWGDSDKILGTGDAMRFKRAIAHSTLIWIEDCGHLPHLEQPQITAQHILNFCAE from the coding sequence ATGTTTCCGAATTTTCTTCCTAAAGCAGTTGGGCAACTGACAGAATCTGCCTCGATCTCACTAGCTAAAAGTATTCAAACAACTGCGATCGCTACTCCTTTAATTAATCAGCCAGTTACCACAACATTTGTCAAGCAAGGCAGTGGTGGAACTCCTATTTTATTAATTCATGGCTTTGATAGTTCTGTATTAGAATTTCGGCGGCTTTTGCCATTACTATCTGGAGATAATGAAACTTGGGCTGTGGATTTGTTGGGTTTTGGGTTTACAGATAGACTCCCAGGAATTGCCTATAGCCCAACTGCGATTAAAACCCATCTTTATTATTTCTGGAAAAGCCTGATTAACCAACCTGTAATTTTGGTAGGCGCTTCGATGGGGGGTGCGACTGCAATTGATTTTACGTTGACTTACCCGGAAGTAGTAAAAAAACTGGTGTTAATTGATAGTGCTGGGTTGGCGAGTGGTTCACCATTAAGTAAATTAATGTTTCCCCCATTTGATTATTTAGCAACTCAATTTTTGAGTAATATGAAGGTGCGCGATCGCGTTTCCCGCATTGGATATAAAAATCAAAGTCTTGCCTCTGTCGATGCGCTATGTTGTGGCGCATTACACCTACAAATGCCGAGTTGGAATCAAGCTTTGATTACTTTCACTAAAAGTGGTGGTTACAGTGCTTTTAGGTTTAAAAAAATATCACAAATTTTGCAACAAACGCTAATTTTATGGGGCGATTCCGATAAAATTTTGGGTACTGGAGATGCCATGAGATTTAAAAGAGCAATTGCACATAGTACCCTCATCTGGATTGAAGATTGTGGACATCTCCCTCACTTAGAGCAACCACAAATTACTGCCCAGCATATTTTAAATTTTTGTGCTGAATGA
- a CDS encoding BMC domain-containing protein, whose product MPMAVGVIETLGFPSVLAAADAMVKAAAVTIVYYGQAESARLLVAVRGHVSEVNRAVEAGIAAGEQVKVGTVITHYIVPNPPENVETILPIHFTEKSEPFRMF is encoded by the coding sequence ATGCCAATGGCCGTTGGCGTAATTGAAACTTTAGGTTTTCCTAGTGTCTTAGCAGCAGCAGATGCAATGGTCAAAGCTGCCGCAGTCACAATTGTGTACTATGGTCAAGCGGAAAGCGCTCGCTTGTTAGTCGCTGTCCGGGGACACGTTTCTGAAGTAAATAGAGCTGTTGAAGCCGGAATCGCTGCTGGAGAGCAAGTAAAGGTTGGTACAGTAATCACCCACTACATCGTTCCCAATCCACCGGAAAATGTGGAAACTATATTACCAATCCATTTCACTGAAAAATCAGAACCTTTCCGCATGTTCTAA
- a CDS encoding carbon dioxide-concentrating mechanism protein CcmK — MSLQAIGALETKGFPAVLAAADAMVKAGRVTLVGYIRVGSARFTVNIRGDVSEVKAAMAAGVEAAENVYGGTLESWVIIARPHENVEAILPIAYTEQVQQYRESVENPIVRSSNGL; from the coding sequence ATGTCATTACAGGCAATTGGAGCACTTGAAACAAAAGGGTTTCCTGCGGTGCTAGCAGCAGCAGATGCTATGGTAAAAGCTGGTCGAGTTACGCTCGTTGGTTATATCAGAGTGGGTAGTGCCCGCTTTACAGTTAATATTCGTGGTGATGTTTCTGAAGTAAAAGCCGCTATGGCTGCTGGTGTTGAAGCCGCAGAAAATGTTTATGGCGGTACTTTGGAATCCTGGGTGATTATTGCTCGTCCCCATGAAAACGTTGAAGCTATTCTGCCAATTGCTTACACAGAACAAGTCCAACAGTATCGAGAATCTGTAGAAAATCCCATTGTTAGATCATCGAATGGTCTATAA